In the Klebsiella aerogenes KCTC 2190 genome, one interval contains:
- the argH gene encoding argininosuccinate lyase — protein MALWGGRFTQAADQRFKQFNDSLRFDYRLAEQDIVGSVAWSKALVTVGVLTADEQLQLEEALNVLLEEVRANPQQILESDAEDIHSWVEGKLIDKVGQLGKKLHTGRSRNDQVATDLKLWCKETVTELLSATRQLQSALVETAGNNQDAVMPGYTHLQRAQPVTFAHWCLAYVEMLARDESRLQDALKRLDVSPLGCGALAGTAYEIDREQLAGWLGFASATRNSLDSVSDRDHVLELLSDASIGMVHLSRFAEDLIFFNTGEAGFVELSDRVTSGSSLMPQKKNPDALELIRGKCGRVQGALTGMMMTLKGLPLAYNKDMQEDKEGLFDALDTWLDCLHMAALVLDGIQVKRPRCAEAAQQGYANATELADYLVAKGVPFREAHHIVGEAVVEAIAQGKALEDLPLSDLQKFSSVIGDDVYPILSLQSCLDKRAAKGGVSPQQVAQAIADARQRLV, from the coding sequence ATGGCACTTTGGGGCGGGCGTTTTACACAGGCAGCAGATCAGCGGTTCAAACAATTCAACGACTCTTTACGCTTTGACTATCGTCTGGCGGAACAGGATATCGTGGGATCCGTCGCCTGGTCCAAAGCGCTGGTAACCGTAGGCGTACTGACCGCCGATGAGCAGCTGCAGCTGGAAGAGGCGCTGAACGTCTTGCTGGAAGAGGTACGCGCCAACCCGCAGCAAATCCTTGAAAGCGATGCCGAAGATATCCATAGCTGGGTCGAAGGGAAACTGATCGATAAAGTCGGCCAGTTGGGCAAAAAACTGCATACCGGACGTAGCCGTAATGACCAGGTCGCCACCGATCTCAAGCTGTGGTGCAAAGAGACCGTCACCGAGTTGCTGTCCGCGACCCGCCAACTGCAAAGCGCGCTGGTGGAAACCGCTGGCAACAATCAGGATGCGGTGATGCCGGGTTATACCCATCTGCAGCGCGCCCAGCCGGTGACTTTTGCGCACTGGTGTCTGGCCTACGTTGAAATGCTGGCCCGTGATGAAAGCCGTCTGCAGGACGCGCTCAAGCGCCTCGATGTCAGCCCGCTGGGATGCGGCGCGCTGGCGGGAACCGCTTATGAAATCGACCGTGAGCAGCTGGCCGGTTGGTTGGGTTTCGCATCGGCGACCCGTAACAGCCTCGATAGCGTCTCCGATCGCGATCACGTGCTGGAACTGCTTTCCGATGCCTCTATCGGCATGGTGCACCTGTCGCGTTTTGCCGAAGATCTGATTTTCTTCAATACCGGCGAAGCGGGTTTTGTTGAACTCTCTGATCGCGTTACTTCCGGCTCGTCGCTGATGCCGCAGAAGAAAAACCCGGATGCGCTGGAACTGATCCGCGGTAAATGCGGCCGCGTGCAGGGCGCGCTGACCGGCATGATGATGACCCTGAAAGGGCTACCGCTGGCCTACAACAAAGATATGCAGGAAGACAAAGAAGGGCTGTTCGATGCGCTGGACACCTGGCTTGACTGCCTGCACATGGCGGCGCTGGTGCTGGACGGTATCCAGGTGAAACGTCCGCGCTGTGCGGAAGCGGCGCAGCAGGGTTACGCCAACGCTACCGAGCTGGCGGATTACCTGGTGGCAAAAGGCGTTCCGTTCCGCGAAGCACACCATATCGTCGGTGAAGCGGTGGTTGAAGCGATTGCTCAGGGCAAAGCGCTGGAAGATTTACCGTTAAGCGACTTGCAAAAGTTCAGCAGCGTTATCGGCGATGACGTCTATCCGATCCTGTCGTTGCAGTCCTGCCTTGATAAACGTGCGGCCAAAGGTGGCGTCTCGCCGCAGCAGGTGGCGCAGGCGATTGCCGACGCCAGACAGCGCCTGGTGTAA
- the oxyR gene encoding DNA-binding transcriptional regulator OxyR, with product MNIRDLEYLVALAEHRHFRRAADSCHVSQPTLSGQIRKLEDELGVMLLERTSRKVLFTQAGLLLVDQARTVLREVKVLKEMASQQGETMSGPLHIGLIPTVGPYLLPHIIPMLHQTFPKLEMYLHEAQTHQLLAQLDSGKLDCAILALVKESEAFIEVPLFDEPMMLAIYEDHPWAERDRVPMADLAGEKLLMLEDGHCLRDQAMGFCFEAGADEDTHFRATSLETLRNMVAAGSGITLLPALAVPQERKRDGVVYIPCIKPEPRRTIGLVYRPGSPLRSRYEHLAEAIRSTMDGHFDKALKEAV from the coding sequence ATGAATATTCGCGATCTTGAATACCTGGTAGCGCTGGCTGAACATCGCCACTTCCGACGTGCGGCAGATTCCTGCCACGTCAGTCAGCCTACGCTTAGCGGACAAATTCGCAAGCTGGAAGATGAACTTGGGGTGATGTTGCTGGAGCGCACCAGCCGTAAGGTTCTGTTCACTCAGGCGGGTTTGCTGCTGGTGGATCAGGCGCGTACCGTGCTACGCGAAGTAAAAGTGCTCAAGGAGATGGCAAGCCAGCAAGGGGAAACCATGTCCGGGCCGCTGCATATCGGCCTGATCCCAACGGTGGGGCCATATTTGCTGCCGCACATAATTCCGATGCTGCATCAGACTTTCCCGAAGCTGGAAATGTATCTGCATGAGGCGCAAACCCATCAGCTGCTGGCGCAGCTCGATAGCGGTAAGCTCGACTGCGCGATCCTCGCGCTGGTCAAAGAGAGTGAAGCCTTTATCGAGGTGCCGCTGTTCGATGAGCCGATGATGCTGGCTATCTACGAAGACCATCCGTGGGCAGAGCGCGATCGCGTGCCGATGGCGGATTTAGCGGGTGAAAAGCTGTTGATGCTGGAAGACGGACACTGTCTGCGCGACCAGGCGATGGGCTTCTGCTTTGAAGCGGGTGCGGACGAAGATACCCACTTCCGCGCGACCAGCCTTGAAACGCTGCGCAACATGGTTGCCGCCGGAAGTGGTATTACACTGCTGCCTGCGCTGGCGGTGCCGCAGGAGAGAAAACGCGATGGCGTGGTCTATATTCCGTGCATTAAGCCGGAACCAAGACGCACCATCGGGCTGGTTTATCGTCCTGGTTCGCCACTGCGTAGCCGCTATGAGCATCTGGCGGAGGCCATCCGCAGTACTATGGATGGCCACTTCGATAAGGCGTTAAAAGAGGCGGTTTAA
- the sthA gene encoding Si-specific NAD(P)(+) transhydrogenase gives MSHSWDYDAIVIGSGPGGEGAAMGLVKQGARVAVIERYHNVGGGCTHWGTIPSKALRHAVSRIIEFNQNPLYSDHSRLLRSSFADILNHADSVINQQTHMRQGFYERNHCEILQGNAHFVDEHTLALECHDGTVETVTAEKFVIACGSRPYHPADVDFHHPRIYDSDSILSLHHEPRHVIIYGAGVIGCEYASIFRGMEVKVDLINTRDRLLAFLDQEMSDSLSYHFWNSGVVIRHNEEYEKIEGVDDGVIMHLKSGKKLKADCLLYANGRTGNTDTLALENIGLQTDSRGQLKVNSMYQTALPHIYAVGDVIGYPSLASAAYDQGRIAAQALIKGEASAHLIEDIPTGIYTIPEISSVGKTEQQLTAMKVPYEVGRAQFKHLARAQIVGMSVGTLKILFHRETKEILGIHCFGERAAEIIHIGQAIMEQKGGGNTIEYFVNTTFNYPTMAEAYRVAALNGLNRLF, from the coding sequence ATGTCACACTCTTGGGATTATGATGCAATAGTGATTGGTTCCGGTCCTGGCGGCGAAGGCGCCGCGATGGGACTGGTGAAACAGGGAGCTCGTGTTGCCGTTATCGAGCGCTACCATAACGTCGGCGGTGGTTGTACCCACTGGGGAACCATCCCGTCAAAAGCGCTTCGCCATGCCGTCAGCCGTATTATCGAGTTTAACCAAAACCCCCTCTACAGCGACCATTCCCGTCTTCTCCGTTCTTCCTTCGCCGACATCCTCAACCATGCCGACAGCGTCATTAACCAGCAAACCCATATGCGTCAGGGTTTCTATGAGCGCAACCACTGCGAAATTCTGCAGGGCAACGCCCACTTTGTTGATGAGCACACGCTGGCGCTGGAGTGTCACGATGGCACCGTAGAAACGGTCACCGCCGAGAAATTCGTTATCGCCTGCGGCTCGCGCCCGTATCATCCGGCCGATGTCGATTTCCACCACCCGCGTATTTACGACAGCGATTCCATTCTTAGCCTGCACCACGAACCGCGCCACGTGATCATTTACGGCGCCGGGGTGATCGGCTGCGAGTACGCGTCGATCTTCCGCGGTATGGAGGTTAAGGTCGATCTGATCAATACCCGCGATCGTCTACTGGCGTTCCTCGATCAGGAGATGTCCGATTCGCTCTCCTATCACTTCTGGAACAGCGGCGTGGTTATCCGCCATAACGAAGAGTACGAGAAAATCGAAGGCGTCGATGACGGCGTGATCATGCATCTGAAGTCTGGTAAGAAGCTGAAAGCTGACTGCCTGCTGTACGCCAACGGTCGTACCGGTAACACCGATACGCTGGCGCTGGAAAATATCGGTCTGCAAACCGACAGCCGCGGCCAGCTGAAAGTAAACAGCATGTATCAGACCGCCCTACCGCACATCTATGCCGTTGGTGACGTTATCGGTTATCCAAGCCTGGCGTCAGCGGCTTACGATCAGGGACGCATCGCCGCGCAGGCGCTGATCAAAGGCGAAGCCTCCGCGCATCTGATTGAAGATATCCCGACCGGGATCTACACCATTCCGGAAATCAGCTCAGTGGGTAAAACCGAGCAGCAGCTAACCGCGATGAAGGTGCCTTATGAGGTAGGTCGCGCACAGTTTAAACATCTGGCGCGGGCGCAAATCGTCGGTATGAGCGTGGGTACGCTGAAGATTCTGTTCCATCGCGAGACGAAAGAGATCCTCGGCATCCACTGCTTTGGTGAGCGCGCGGCCGAAATTATTCATATCGGCCAGGCGATTATGGAGCAGAAAGGCGGCGGTAACACCATTGAGTACTTCGTTAACACCACCTTTAACTACCCGACCATGGCCGAAGCCTATCGGGTAGCGGCGTTAAACGGCTTAAACCGCCTCTTTTAA
- the fabR gene encoding HTH-type transcriptional repressor FabR, translating to MMGVRAQQKEKTRRSLVEAAFSQLSAERSFASLSLREVAREAGIAPTSFYRHFRDVDELGLTMVDESGLMLRQLMRQARQRIAKGGSVIRTSVSTFMEFIGNNPNAFRLLLRERSGTSAAFRAAVAREIQHFIAELADYLELENHMPRAFTEAQAEAMVTIVFNAGAEALDVSPEQRRQLEERLVLQLRMISKGAYYWYRREQEKMSHHSE from the coding sequence GTGATGGGCGTAAGAGCACAACAAAAAGAAAAAACCCGCCGCTCGCTGGTGGAAGCGGCATTTAGCCAACTTAGCGCTGAGCGAAGCTTTGCCAGCCTGAGCTTGCGCGAGGTTGCGCGGGAAGCAGGGATCGCGCCGACGTCCTTTTATCGTCATTTTCGCGATGTCGATGAGTTAGGCCTGACGATGGTAGACGAAAGCGGGCTAATGCTGCGCCAACTGATGCGCCAGGCGCGCCAGCGCATTGCGAAAGGCGGCAGCGTGATCCGCACCTCCGTCTCTACCTTTATGGAGTTTATTGGTAACAACCCGAACGCCTTCCGCCTGCTGTTGCGTGAGCGTTCTGGCACATCCGCGGCGTTTCGAGCCGCTGTAGCGCGCGAGATCCAGCATTTCATCGCGGAACTTGCCGACTATTTAGAACTCGAAAACCATATGCCGCGCGCCTTTACCGAAGCGCAGGCTGAAGCTATGGTCACCATCGTATTCAACGCCGGTGCGGAAGCGTTGGACGTCAGTCCGGAGCAGCGCCGACAGCTGGAAGAACGGCTGGTACTGCAGCTCAGAATGATTTCAAAAGGCGCGTATTACTGGTATCGCCGTGAACAAGAAAAAATGTCACATCATTCCGAATAA